A region of the Roseovarius nanhaiticus genome:
CATGATCACCCAGGACCGCCAATTCCCCTCGGGTGGCAACTGATGGTCCATCGCCCAGAACTCGAAAAGATAGGGCAGCGCCAGCAGCTCCCCCTCGCTCAGCTCATCGAGGAAAGCGTCCCGGACATCCGGCCCTTCTGAGGCGATCCAGACGGCACCCGATCGAATCCCGTGCGGCGTCCATGTCGAGGGCGTATCCATTGACGATCCCTTGCTCTTTCTTCTTGCGTTGCTCAAGTTGTGTCTCCGCTTCGATTGCCATTTTCAGCCACTGGCGAATATCGCCCAGAATGCGGCTGCGATTCTTGATGTCCTCAAAGTCTTCTGCCCGGACTTTGTCTGACAGTGCTTCCAGATCCTCACACATGCCGCGCAACTGACGCTCCAACGTGGTGACGGTCGCGCTCAGGGCCGATTGGCCCTCTTCAGGTGTTTTCAAACTCATTCGTGATCACTGCCTCATGCGATTGCGTTGCTTGCCCCACCGCCCGCGCAAAATGAAAAAGCGACCTCCGGGGCGTTACCCCGGGGCCGCTTGCCCACCTCTTCCAGCATGTCACAACCTATAGGCGAGACCGTGCGCAGAGTCAAACGAAATCGGGCGGCAAGGTCGCCCTAACCGCCCGGTATCGTTACGCTTTGTTAAGGTGTCGCGCCCGCGTTATGCGTTCACATCCACCACGACGCGGCCCTTCACCTGACCCTTCAGGATGTCCCCGCCCAGCCCCGGCAGGTCACTCAGCGTGGCGGGTTCAACCATCGCCTCCAACTTCTCCATGGGCAGATCCGACGCGATGCGCCTCCACGCCTCCACACGGCGCGCGTAAGGCTGCATGACCGAGTCTATCCCCAAAAGATTGACGCCCCGCAGAATGAACGGCGTGATCAAAGCGCCATCAATCTGCGCGCCGCCCGCCAACCCGATGGCCGCCACGGACGTGCCGTATTTCATCTGTTTCAGAACCCGGCCCAGCATCGCACCCGCCACCGCGTCGATGCAGCCGGCCCATTGCTCGGCCTCCAGCGGCTTCTTGGTGACCTCGGTCAGCTCGTCGCGCGGCACGATCTGCGTGGCGCCCAAGTCCTTGAGATAGTCACCGGTCTCAGGCCGCCCGGTCACCGCAGCCACCTCGTAGCCCAGCTTCGCCAAGATCGCGACAGCCACACTTCCCACGCCGCCCGCGGCCCCGGTCACCAGAACCGGGCCCGTGCCGGGTTTCAGACCTGCATCCTCCAGCGCCATGACCGCCAGCATCGCAGTAAACCCTGCCGTGCCTACGGCCATTGCCTGCCGCGTATCCAGGCCATCCGGCAGCGGCACCAGCCAGTCTGCCTTGACGCGCGCCTTCTGTGCATAGCCGCCCCAATGCGCCTCGCCTACGCGCCAGCCCGTCAAAACCACCTTATCGCCAGCCTTGTAGCGATCATCCGAAGACGCCTCGACCGTTCCGGCGAAGTCGATCCCTGGCACATGCGGATATTTCCGGACCAGCCCGCCGCCCGACCCAATGCAGAGCCCGTCCTTGTAGTTGAGCGTCGAATATTCGACCGCGACTGTTACCTCCCCGTCCGGCAGATCGCTCTCCGAAATTTCGGTCACGGCAGCACTCGTCTTGCCGCTCTCCTCGTTCTTGGTCACAAGCAATGCATTGAAAGTCATCTTAAGTCTCCTTGTCAGTGATGTTTCTAAAAGCTGTTCTGTTTCACTTACCGGGTGGCGCCCATTCCATCTCCGGATCGAGCGGATAAACGGGCCGCACGACTTTTTGGAAATCGAACAGCCCAAGGTTCGAGCTCGTGATCCCCGCGCTTGCGCATTCAACAACCGCGCGGCTCAGCGGCTCAAAGACCGGGCGGCAATACATCCGCGACTTCAAAATCAGGTAGCGCGCTGCGACGGGGTCAACACCCGCGCAGGCGAACACGCCCAGATCCCAAGGCTCATGCGGCCGCTCGGTCACCAGCACCGTTGCGCCCTCCACTTCCAGTACTGCAGCCCGCCCCATATCGCAGGTCTGCCCGGTATAGATCGGCCCGCTGACCACATAGCGGCCCGGCCTGGCAAAGGATACCGTCCCGCTCAATGCTAGGGGCCGCGTCGGCGCAAAGCCTGGAAGCGGCACCTTGTTGCCCAGCTCCACAGTCACGGCGTTGCCCTCACCCGCGCGGGTCATTTGCGCGACGACTTCTGGATCGCAGATTGGCCCGGCAACGATTCCTGCCATGCCCGCAGCAAGCGCGCCCTGCAATACGCCGACCGTATCACAGGTGCCGCCCGACATGCAGTTATCCCCATGATCCAACATCAGGACAGGCCCGTTTCCGGGCGCCTCCGCCGCGCTGCGCGCGCGGGCCAGCGACGCCTTCAGCGGCTCCTCGTGATACACGAATCCTTCGCGCCCGCGCCATGCCGCTGCGGCCAGATCCCCGGCCACGGCCCGCGCCATTACAGCGCTCTGGGCGACCACGACCACCGAAACACCGGCATCCGCTATGTCCGACAGGGGAAAGCCGCCAAAGACCGTCACGGCCTCTACGCCGTCTTGCGCCTCGGCCTCACGCGCCATCGCGATCAGATCCGTCATGATGCCCGCCACTTCGGTATTCATTTTCAATGTCTGTGCCAGGATCGGTGCATGCACCATGGCCATATTCGGCTTCGGCGCCCCGCTCAGAATTTTATCCATCATCCGCAACACATGATCGCCGGTCGCGCGCATATCGATATGGGGATAGGTCTTGAACCCGGCGATACAGTCGCAATTTGCGATCATCCGCTCGGTTACGTTGCCATGCAGATCCAGCGCCACACCTATTGGCACGTCCGGTGCCGCCTCGCGCAACCGCGCCAGCAGCGCGCCCTCGCAATCGTCGATGCCCTCGGCCACCATGGCGCCGTGAAGGTCCAGAAGGATCGCGTCGCAGCCATCACGCACTGCCGCGATGATGGGCGCCGCCAACGCTTCGAACGCATCGCGCGGCGCCGGGCCGCTGGGATCGGCAGTGGCGCAAAGCGGCGTGATCAGGTCCGCATCCTGCGCCAACGCGTGATCCACGAACGCCCCGAATGCCGTGGCCGAGCCTGTGCCAAATGCCAGCGCCTCCTCTCCATAAAGGGGCGCAAAGCTTTCCAAGAGCGTTTTCACCGGTGAAAACGTGTTGGTCTCGTGATTGAAACGGGCGGCGATGATGCGCATCGGAATTGTCCTTCAGGCCGGATCGGGCGCGGCGGGGGCTGTTGGCCGCGCGATAAGGGTGATGGCGATCGACAGCACGATCAAGCCCAGCGCGACGATCTTTTGCCAACTCACCGGCTCACCCAACAGCAAGACGGCGGAAAGGACCCCCACCACCGGCGCCGTCAGGATCGAGATCGCAGCCACCGTCGCTGGCAGACGCCGCAAAAGGACGCTCCAAAGGAGGTAACAGGTCGCCATTGGCCCCGCGACATGAAACGCAAACACCGCCCACGTTGCGCCGCTTGGCATCTGTCGCAGGCCCTCCGGCTCCAGCCAGAGGGCAAGCGGCCATGCCAGACCCGTGGACACCACGAAAAACCAGAAGGTCAGCGCCAAAGGCGTCAGGGACCAGACGCGCGCCTGCACCAGAACATTTCCGATGGACCACGACAGCGCCGCTCCCAGCATCAAGAGCGCACCCGCAGGCGCCGCCATCAGCGCGCCCAGATCAACGGATGCCAGCACGGCCAATCCTGCCATCCCGATCATGACTGCCAGAATGCGCCGCCAGCCCAGGCGCTCCCTCAGGAAGATTGAGGCCAGAATCGCGGTGATCGCGGGCATCGTGTAGGCGATGATCGCCGCCCGCGACGCGTCGGTCAGCATCTGGCCCATCGCCGTCAAGAGGTTGAACCCGAACACGACGAAAACACCCGCGACGGCGATCGCCCCCGCCTCGCGCGGCGCAGGCCGCAGGCGGTGGCCCAGCACATGCAGCACGATGTAAAGCACCACAGTTCCGCCAGTGAACCCCGCGGCGCGCAGGGTCAGGGGCGGGACCTCGCGCAGCATGAATTTGACGGCGGGCCAGTTCAGGCCCCACAACAGCCCGACCAGCGCCACCATGGCAAAGACGAATGGCGTCAGCCGCTGCTGCATGTCAGCTCCCCTCGGAACGGTGCCGGCCAAAGCCTTCCATACTCGCGCGCTCCGTGCCATGGCAAAATGCTTAATTTCGACTGGTTGCCACGCGGCGCCCTTGGCTCGACAAAGCGGGTGATTTGCGGCACTTCTGCCAAGCATGAATACTGACGTTCCCCTTACGCGCGACCTGGTGCTGATCGGCGGTGGCCATGCCCATGCGCTTGTCTTGCGCAAATGGGGTATGAACCCTCTGCCGGGCGCGCGCCTTACCCTGATCGACCCGAATCCCAAGGCGCCCTATACGGGCATGCTGCCGGGCCATATTGCGGGCCATTACCCGCGCGGTGATCTGGATATTGACCTTGGCCGCCTCGCGCGCTTCGCCGGTGCGCGGCTTGTCGTCGGTCGTGCTTGCGGCATTGATCCTGCCACGCGCCGGGTGATGGTCGAGGGGCGCCCTGATATTGCCTATGATGTGCTCTCCATAGATATCGGCATAACCTCGGCGCCCAGGACGCTTGCGGGATTCGGCGATCACGGCATTGCGGCCAAGCCGCTGGGTCCGTTCGCCGATCGCTGGCAGCGTTTCACCGAAGACGCGAAATCTGGCTCTGTTGCACCGGATTGCGCCATTCTCGGCGCGGGCGTCGCGGGCGTTGAGCTGGCGCTGGCGATGCAACACCGGCTGTCGCCCCATGCCCGGCCCAGGGTGCATGTCATCGACACCGGACAGGCCCTTACGGGCGTCGCCCCTCGCACAGCGCGGATATTGCGGCAACAGATGCGCAAAGCGGGGATTGCTCTGATCGAGCACGCAAACATTGTCGAAGTCACCCGTAATAGTGTCGAAATCGAGGAGCGCACGTCCATCTCGTCGCAGCTGACAGTCGCCGCCGCCGGTGCGCGCCCCTGGCCTTGGCTGCAAGAAACGGGATTAAATCTCGAAAACGGCTTTATCACTGTCGATCCACATCTGCGCAGCACCTCGGATGCCAGCATTTTCGCGGCGGGCGATTGCGCGCATCTGTCCCACGCGCCGCGCCCCAAGGCCGGGGTATATGCCGTGCGCGCCGCGCCCATTCTCCACGACAATCTGCGCGATGCCCTGATGGGCCAGCCGCCCCGCGCCAGTTTCCAGCCGCAACAGCGGTATCTCAAGCTGGTGTCACTGGGCCGCAAGGCCGCCATTGCGGATCGCGGCGCGCTGGGTGTCTAT
Encoded here:
- the acuI gene encoding acryloyl-CoA reductase, with translation MTFNALLVTKNEESGKTSAAVTEISESDLPDGEVTVAVEYSTLNYKDGLCIGSGGGLVRKYPHVPGIDFAGTVEASSDDRYKAGDKVVLTGWRVGEAHWGGYAQKARVKADWLVPLPDGLDTRQAMAVGTAGFTAMLAVMALEDAGLKPGTGPVLVTGAAGGVGSVAVAILAKLGYEVAAVTGRPETGDYLKDLGATQIVPRDELTEVTKKPLEAEQWAGCIDAVAGAMLGRVLKQMKYGTSVAAIGLAGGAQIDGALITPFILRGVNLLGIDSVMQPYARRVEAWRRIASDLPMEKLEAMVEPATLSDLPGLGGDILKGQVKGRVVVDVNA
- a CDS encoding M81 family metallopeptidase, whose product is MRIIAARFNHETNTFSPVKTLLESFAPLYGEEALAFGTGSATAFGAFVDHALAQDADLITPLCATADPSGPAPRDAFEALAAPIIAAVRDGCDAILLDLHGAMVAEGIDDCEGALLARLREAAPDVPIGVALDLHGNVTERMIANCDCIAGFKTYPHIDMRATGDHVLRMMDKILSGAPKPNMAMVHAPILAQTLKMNTEVAGIMTDLIAMAREAEAQDGVEAVTVFGGFPLSDIADAGVSVVVVAQSAVMARAVAGDLAAAAWRGREGFVYHEEPLKASLARARSAAEAPGNGPVLMLDHGDNCMSGGTCDTVGVLQGALAAGMAGIVAGPICDPEVVAQMTRAGEGNAVTVELGNKVPLPGFAPTRPLALSGTVSFARPGRYVVSGPIYTGQTCDMGRAAVLEVEGATVLVTERPHEPWDLGVFACAGVDPVAARYLILKSRMYCRPVFEPLSRAVVECASAGITSSNLGLFDFQKVVRPVYPLDPEMEWAPPGK
- a CDS encoding DMT family transporter gives rise to the protein MQQRLTPFVFAMVALVGLLWGLNWPAVKFMLREVPPLTLRAAGFTGGTVVLYIVLHVLGHRLRPAPREAGAIAVAGVFVVFGFNLLTAMGQMLTDASRAAIIAYTMPAITAILASIFLRERLGWRRILAVMIGMAGLAVLASVDLGALMAAPAGALLMLGAALSWSIGNVLVQARVWSLTPLALTFWFFVVSTGLAWPLALWLEPEGLRQMPSGATWAVFAFHVAGPMATCYLLWSVLLRRLPATVAAISILTAPVVGVLSAVLLLGEPVSWQKIVALGLIVLSIAITLIARPTAPAAPDPA